In one Niallia taxi genomic region, the following are encoded:
- the metC gene encoding cystathionine beta-lyase has product MSEQYSFETKLLHNKHKFDPATGAVSVPIQHASTFHQQEIDSFGKYDYARSQNPTREALEEIIADLEDGFKGFAFASGMAAISSAFLLLSQGDHVLISEDVYGGTYRMVTTVLNRFGIEHTFVDMTDLAAVKAAVKPNTKVFYIETPSNPLMKVTDIKAVSELAKQNDAWTFVDNTFLTPALQRPLSIGADIVLHSATKFLSGHSDVIAGLAVVKDEELAKQLGYIQNSFGAVLGVQDCWLLMRGLKTLHVRMKHSSEAAAEIATYLNNHPAIKKVYYPGFSDHPQYDIQQEQATSPGAVFSFELHSEEAMRTFVKNVELPVFAVSLGAVESILSYPAKMSHAAMDPIARQERGISDALLRLSVGLENPQDLIADFEAALKKTAELHYI; this is encoded by the coding sequence ATGAGCGAACAATATTCCTTTGAAACAAAGCTGCTTCACAACAAACATAAATTCGATCCGGCAACAGGTGCAGTAAGTGTGCCAATCCAGCATGCCTCTACTTTCCATCAGCAAGAGATTGATAGTTTTGGAAAATATGACTATGCAAGAAGTCAAAACCCGACAAGGGAGGCTCTTGAGGAAATCATTGCAGATTTAGAGGATGGTTTTAAAGGTTTTGCATTTGCTTCAGGAATGGCGGCTATCTCCAGCGCCTTCCTTCTCCTTTCTCAAGGAGATCACGTCTTAATATCAGAGGATGTATATGGTGGCACATACCGTATGGTAACGACTGTGCTTAACCGATTTGGTATTGAGCATACATTTGTTGACATGACAGATCTTGCTGCAGTCAAAGCTGCTGTTAAGCCAAATACGAAGGTTTTCTATATTGAAACTCCTTCCAACCCGCTCATGAAGGTAACGGATATTAAAGCAGTCAGCGAATTAGCGAAACAAAATGATGCTTGGACATTTGTCGATAATACATTCTTGACTCCGGCCCTGCAAAGGCCCTTGTCAATCGGTGCCGATATTGTCCTACACAGCGCAACAAAGTTCTTGTCAGGCCACAGTGACGTTATTGCCGGTCTTGCTGTTGTTAAGGATGAAGAACTTGCCAAACAGCTCGGTTATATTCAAAATTCCTTTGGTGCCGTTCTTGGAGTGCAGGACTGCTGGCTGCTAATGAGAGGCTTAAAAACATTGCATGTACGTATGAAGCATTCCAGTGAGGCTGCTGCGGAAATTGCTACATATCTCAATAATCATCCAGCAATTAAAAAAGTGTATTATCCAGGCTTCAGCGACCACCCACAATACGATATTCAGCAGGAGCAAGCAACAAGCCCTGGAGCAGTATTTTCCTTCGAGCTGCATAGTGAGGAAGCGATGCGTACGTTTGTAAAAAATGTAGAGCTGCCTGTATTTGCAGTTAGCTTAGGAGCTGTTGAATCTATTCTTTCTTATCCGGCAAAAATGTCTCATGCAGCGATGGATCCAATTGCCCGTCAAGAAAGAGGCATCAGTGATGCACTTCTTCGTCTGTCTGTCGGCTTGGAAAATCCGCAAGATTTAATTGCAGACTTTGAAGCGGCATTAAAGAAAACGGCTGAGCTTCATTATATTTAA